A DNA window from Elephas maximus indicus isolate mEleMax1 chromosome 17, mEleMax1 primary haplotype, whole genome shotgun sequence contains the following coding sequences:
- the LIPT1 gene encoding lipoyltransferase 1, mitochondrial isoform X1 codes for MASAATPLPPAAPPGGRGRGRATRGACRELGAGGFSLRGTAGSGSMLTPRPVKNCFQLVCNRQVPAAGLKGTVKNGLILQSVSNDVYQNLAVEDWIHDHMNLEGNPVLFFWRNSPSVVIGRHQNPWQECNLNLMREEGVKLARRRSGGGTVYHDMGNINLTFFTTKSKYDRMKNLKLIVQALKAVRPQLDVQATKRFDLLLDGQFKISGTASKIGRTTAYHHCTLLCSTDGTFLSSLLKSPYQGIKSNATASIPSSVKNLVEKDPTLTCEVLVSAVAAEYAVHHQIDNHINLINPADEMLFPGINSKAKELQTWEWIYGRTPKFSINTSFSVLDGQSHVEIKVHVDIKNGRILACNIKAPDHWLPPEVCDKLNSRFIDSKFCPIETTMLTDILLRTCPGDHELYSKWNILCEKMKGIM; via the exons ATGGCGTCCGCCGCCACGCCTCTTCCGCCGGCTGCCCCTcccggggggcgggggcggggccgcgCCACGCGAGGAGCCTGCCGGGAGCTCGGGGCCGGCGGCTTTTCTCTCCGCGGCACGGCCGGAAGCGGCAG CATGCTGACCCCACGTCCAGTGAAGAACTGCTTCCAGTTAGTTTGTAACCGCCAGGTCCCAGCAGCGGGCTTAAAAGGCACAGTGAAAAACGGGCTCATTTTACAGTCCGTTTCCAATGATGTTTACCAAAACCTGGCTGTAGAAGATTGGATCCATGACCATATGAATCTAGAAGGCAATccagttcttttcttttggagAAATTCTCCCTCTGTTGTAATTGGTCGGCATCAGAATCCGTGGCAAGAGTGTAACCTGAATCTGATGAGAGAAGAAGGTGTAAAACTGGCTAGAAGAAGGAGCGGGGGAGGGACAGTCTACCACGATATGGGTAACATCAATCTGACTTTCTTTACAACTAAGAGCAAGTACGATAGGATGAAAAACCTGAAATTAATTGTGCAAGCGCTGAAGGCTGTCCGGCCCCAGCTGGATGTGCAGGCTACCAAAAGATTTGACCTTTTACTCGATGGACAGTTTAAAATCTCAGGAACCGCTTCTAAGATTGGCCGGACTACTGCTTATCACCACTGCACTTTATTATGTAGTACTGATGGGACCTTCTTGTCCTCTTTGCTCAAGAGTCCTTACCAAGGCATCAAGAGCAACGCCACTGCCAGCATACCTTCCTCAGTAAAAAACCTTGTGGAAAAAGATCCCACTCTGACCTGTGAAGTACTGGTCAGTGCTGTCGCTGCCGAGTACGCCGTTCATCATCAGATTGATAATCACATTAACCTCATAAACCCAGCAGATGAGATGCTGTTTCCTGGGATAAACAGCAAAGCCAAAGAACTGCAAACTTGGGAGTGGATATATGGCAGAACTCCCAAGTTCAGTATAAACACTTCCTTCAGTGTCTTAGATGGGCAGTCACACGTGGAAATTAAAGTACACGTAGACATAAAGAATGGAAGAATCCTGGCCTGTAATATCAAAGCGCCTGATCATTGGTTGCCACCGGAAGTTTGTGACAAATTAAATTCACGTTTTATCGACAGTAAGTTTTGCCCCATCGAAACTACCATGCTAACGGATATATTACTGAGAACATGTCCAGGAGACCATGAACTATATAGTAAATGGAATATTCTCTGTGAAAAAATGAAGGGAATAATGTGA
- the LIPT1 gene encoding lipoyltransferase 1, mitochondrial isoform X2 yields the protein MLTPRPVKNCFQLVCNRQVPAAGLKGTVKNGLILQSVSNDVYQNLAVEDWIHDHMNLEGNPVLFFWRNSPSVVIGRHQNPWQECNLNLMREEGVKLARRRSGGGTVYHDMGNINLTFFTTKSKYDRMKNLKLIVQALKAVRPQLDVQATKRFDLLLDGQFKISGTASKIGRTTAYHHCTLLCSTDGTFLSSLLKSPYQGIKSNATASIPSSVKNLVEKDPTLTCEVLVSAVAAEYAVHHQIDNHINLINPADEMLFPGINSKAKELQTWEWIYGRTPKFSINTSFSVLDGQSHVEIKVHVDIKNGRILACNIKAPDHWLPPEVCDKLNSRFIDSKFCPIETTMLTDILLRTCPGDHELYSKWNILCEKMKGIM from the coding sequence ATGCTGACCCCACGTCCAGTGAAGAACTGCTTCCAGTTAGTTTGTAACCGCCAGGTCCCAGCAGCGGGCTTAAAAGGCACAGTGAAAAACGGGCTCATTTTACAGTCCGTTTCCAATGATGTTTACCAAAACCTGGCTGTAGAAGATTGGATCCATGACCATATGAATCTAGAAGGCAATccagttcttttcttttggagAAATTCTCCCTCTGTTGTAATTGGTCGGCATCAGAATCCGTGGCAAGAGTGTAACCTGAATCTGATGAGAGAAGAAGGTGTAAAACTGGCTAGAAGAAGGAGCGGGGGAGGGACAGTCTACCACGATATGGGTAACATCAATCTGACTTTCTTTACAACTAAGAGCAAGTACGATAGGATGAAAAACCTGAAATTAATTGTGCAAGCGCTGAAGGCTGTCCGGCCCCAGCTGGATGTGCAGGCTACCAAAAGATTTGACCTTTTACTCGATGGACAGTTTAAAATCTCAGGAACCGCTTCTAAGATTGGCCGGACTACTGCTTATCACCACTGCACTTTATTATGTAGTACTGATGGGACCTTCTTGTCCTCTTTGCTCAAGAGTCCTTACCAAGGCATCAAGAGCAACGCCACTGCCAGCATACCTTCCTCAGTAAAAAACCTTGTGGAAAAAGATCCCACTCTGACCTGTGAAGTACTGGTCAGTGCTGTCGCTGCCGAGTACGCCGTTCATCATCAGATTGATAATCACATTAACCTCATAAACCCAGCAGATGAGATGCTGTTTCCTGGGATAAACAGCAAAGCCAAAGAACTGCAAACTTGGGAGTGGATATATGGCAGAACTCCCAAGTTCAGTATAAACACTTCCTTCAGTGTCTTAGATGGGCAGTCACACGTGGAAATTAAAGTACACGTAGACATAAAGAATGGAAGAATCCTGGCCTGTAATATCAAAGCGCCTGATCATTGGTTGCCACCGGAAGTTTGTGACAAATTAAATTCACGTTTTATCGACAGTAAGTTTTGCCCCATCGAAACTACCATGCTAACGGATATATTACTGAGAACATGTCCAGGAGACCATGAACTATATAGTAAATGGAATATTCTCTGTGAAAAAATGAAGGGAATAATGTGA
- the C17H2orf15 gene encoding uncharacterized protein C2orf15 homolog, translated as MGFSLSKSATQVSAMRVDSKVDDHVMRGTEESRPEPVTQLFQNTKKIRLEDMNQENLTRNEETGTGSLSEKALGSVVYVKESDGIEMTDIE; from the coding sequence ATGGGCTTTTCTCTGAGTAAATCTGCTACTCAGGTATCTGCTATGCGTGTGGATTCAAAAGTGGACGATCACGTAATGCGAGGGACTGAGGAAAGCAGGCCAGAACCAGTCACTCAACTATTCCAAAACACCAAGAAAATAAGATTAGAAGACATGAACCAAGAAAACCTGACAAGAAATGAAGAGACTGGCACTGGATCTCTTTCAGAGAAAGCCTTGGGTTCAGTGGTATATGTTAAAGAAAGCGATGGAATAGAAATGACAGATATAGAGTGA